DNA from Chloroflexota bacterium:
CTTAGCTTTCGCTGGGCGAGCGATGCGGCCACTTCTACCGCCGCCCTCAGGTTACCGGGGTCGGCGGTACCCTTCCCCGCCTTTCCGTAAGCCGGACCGTGGCTGGGCGTGGTGATGATGACCGGCGAACGCGCAAAAATTATCACAATCTCGCCGAAACCGGCCATTTTCAGAGCGATATTCGCCTGGTCATGGTACATGTTGACCACGCCATCGTATTGCCCTTTGAAAGCACGTACATAAACGGTATCGGCGGGAATCGGGCCGTAGACATCGAGGCCCTTTACCTTGGCCTCTTCAATGGCCGGGGCAATGTGGTCGATTTCCTCCCTGCCCACCAGACCACCCTCTCCAGCATGCGGATTCAGCGCTGCCACGGCGATGCGCGGCGATTTTACCCCGTACATTGTCAGGACTTCCTGCATAATCTCTATTGCATCGAGGACGTTTTCCCTGGTGATGAATTCCGGAATTCGCTGCAACGGCACATGTTCGGCAATGGTGATGCGAAAGATATTGCCGATTTTGGCCACCGATTTAATCAGAGGCGCCTCCAGCTTTTCATGCATCATTTCCGTCTCGTCATTATACTTCTTGCCGCCCAGATTGAGGGTTTCCTTGACCAGAGGGCCAAATACCACCCCATCCACCTTACCTTCCTTTGCCCACCTGGCCGACTGAATCAAAGCTTCGGCAGCCATCCTCCCGGCCTCGGGATGAGGTCTTGCCAGCGCCAGCAACTCGCCGCCCCCCTGGGCCAGATCCAGTGCCATAACGGGAGCATCGCTCGCCGCCGCCTCTTCGATGTTACGGAAAACGGGCAGGTCGAATTTCGCCCCCAGCGCATCGAAGCTGGCGCGCAAAACCTGCGCGTCTCCTACCGCCAGCAGGCGGCAGTTTTCCGGTGGCCCTTCAGTGATAACCTTGACCAGTATCTCCGGCCCGATTCCGGTAATGTCGCCCAGTGTGACGGCAATCAGGGGCTTATTCTTGTCCATCATTTATTACCCTCTTTCCTATTAAGATAAACCATTTTTATTTGGCAAGACGCTTACGGTTCTGTACCATAACGCTGGCCAGCTTGATGGCCTCGATGAGGCTGGTCGGGTCGGCGGTGCCTTTTCCCGCCTTGCCGAAGTTGGTGCCGTGGTCCACCGATGTCCTGATAATGGGCAACCCAAGAGTAACGTTGACCCCGAAGGTGATGCCGAGCATCTTCACCGCAATATGCCCCTGGTCGTGGTACATGGCAATGGCGGCATCAAACTGCCCTTCGTGGGCGCGCAGGAACGCCGAATCGGGCGGCAGCGGTCCGATGACGTTCATTCCCTGACGTTTTGCCTCCTCAATGGCCGGTGCAATGTACTTCATCTCTTCATCCCCGAAGAGACCACCCTCGCCGGAATGAGGGTTCAGCCCGGAAACGGCAATCCTCGGCTCGGCAATGCCCATCTGCTTCACCGCCTCACTGGTAAGCTTAAGCACGGTGAGTATACGCGGCGGTCGCACTCGCTCTATCGCCTGCTTCAGTGAAACGTGGGTTGACACATGGCTGACGCGCAGATTGCCCGTGACCAACATCATGGCGACATCGCTGACGCTGCAAAGCTCGGCCAGCAACTGGGTATGCCCATCATAGTGATACCCGGCCTTGTTAAGGGCTTCTTTGTTTATCGCCGAGGTCACAATGGCATCCGATTCCCCGGCCAGGGTTATTTCCGTTCCAAGCTTGATATACTCATAGGCCGCCTTTCCCGCCATCGGGTCGACCCGCCCTCTGGTCAGCTTATCGAGGTCGATATTGTGCAGGTCAATTACCTCGACAATGCCATCCTGAAATCTGGCCTCAGCCGGTTTATCAATGGCCTTCACCTCGCCAGGAGCTTTAGTGAAGGTGAATGCCTCTTTCATAGCCTCGGCGTCCCCGATTACCACCGGCCGGCACAGCTTCCTCACCTCCGGCTCGGCCAGCGCCTTGGTGATAATCTCGGGCCCGGAGCCGGCCGCATCGCCCATCGTGATGACCAATAACGCTTTATCTTCTTCGCTCATGGCATTTTACCTCGTTCCAAATAAGCTATTGACTTCACCACCGCCTCTTCCGTACCAAAGCCTCCCGCCTTGGTAACCACCCGCATCCCCTGATATTGCCCGCCAAGCAACTCTCCTGCCGGTACACCAGCCTCAACCTCGCCATGGACCTGAATGGCCGATACCTGTAAGCGACGGCAGGCCTCCACTGCGATATCGCCTCCGGAGAGGAACAGGCCAGCGAATCTATGGGACGCCAGAATGCCAGCCACAATCTCCGCCATAATCCTGGCCATCGATTGTTTCAGGGCCGGCACATACTGGGAAAAGGTTGATGAGATGGCCAGTCCCTTCCCCTCACCTATCAGTTTATCGGCTTCCTGTAATATGCTTTCAGATCTGCCGGAGAGAACCTCTTCTATATTTAGCTTTTCCACTTCCAGGTTCAGTACCGGAATGCCCAACTCATCACGTGCTTTGAGCAACTGGCTGGCGGCCACCTGATTGCGCGTACCCACCACCACCAGCGCCGGCCCGGTTTTTTGTTCTTTTAATTGCATCTCATCCAACTTGGGCACTTCAGTGAGAAGCAGGTGCAGTTCCCGCGCCAGTCCGCCGGAACCGCAGAGCAGCCACCGTCCTCCCGCAAGCGCAGCTGCCTGAGCG
Protein-coding regions in this window:
- a CDS encoding 4-hydroxythreonine-4-phosphate dehydrogenase PdxA; this encodes MMDKNKPLIAVTLGDITGIGPEILVKVITEGPPENCRLLAVGDAQVLRASFDALGAKFDLPVFRNIEEAAASDAPVMALDLAQGGGELLALARPHPEAGRMAAEALIQSARWAKEGKVDGVVFGPLVKETLNLGGKKYNDETEMMHEKLEAPLIKSVAKIGNIFRITIAEHVPLQRIPEFITRENVLDAIEIMQEVLTMYGVKSPRIAVAALNPHAGEGGLVGREEIDHIAPAIEEAKVKGLDVYGPIPADTVYVRAFKGQYDGVVNMYHDQANIALKMAGFGEIVIIFARSPVIITTPSHGPAYGKAGKGTADPGNLRAAVEVAASLAQRKLRQ
- a CDS encoding four-carbon acid sugar kinase family protein, which translates into the protein MAAQKLGIVADDLTGAMDSSGYFASLGFGTVVVLDPGFSNDAAVLVITTNSRAEAPEIARERVRQAMRSMAGRAVYKKIDSTLRGNIGEELQVAAAALASEKVVVAPAFPAVGRTTVNGVLLVNGVPVAETQFANDPISPVKESSIPRLLEQSMRQQVGCVSIDEIEAGPEALKQTISNKSENVVVCDVMEPSHLSYIAQAAALAGGRWLLCGSGGLARELHLLLTEVPKLDEMQLKEQKTGPALVVVGTRNQVAASQLLKARDELGIPVLNLEVEKLNIEEVLSGRSESILQEADKLIGEGKGLAISSTFSQYVPALKQSMARIMAEIVAGILASHRFAGLFLSGGDIAVEACRRLQVSAIQVHGEVEAGVPAGELLGGQYQGMRVVTKAGGFGTEEAVVKSIAYLERGKMP
- the pdxA gene encoding 4-hydroxythreonine-4-phosphate dehydrogenase PdxA, with protein sequence MSEEDKALLVITMGDAAGSGPEIITKALAEPEVRKLCRPVVIGDAEAMKEAFTFTKAPGEVKAIDKPAEARFQDGIVEVIDLHNIDLDKLTRGRVDPMAGKAAYEYIKLGTEITLAGESDAIVTSAINKEALNKAGYHYDGHTQLLAELCSVSDVAMMLVTGNLRVSHVSTHVSLKQAIERVRPPRILTVLKLTSEAVKQMGIAEPRIAVSGLNPHSGEGGLFGDEEMKYIAPAIEEAKRQGMNVIGPLPPDSAFLRAHEGQFDAAIAMYHDQGHIAVKMLGITFGVNVTLGLPIIRTSVDHGTNFGKAGKGTADPTSLIEAIKLASVMVQNRKRLAK